In a single window of the Nocardioides sp. L-11A genome:
- a CDS encoding response regulator has protein sequence MTHVQDGGPAYWRVAIVEDHRLQRLRTEELVGRQPGLRVVRSCETLDELMAWMAGGSPQSLPHVVVLDLVVDRGRDADPAVVERLVRSGMRVLVLSAMASVPLVRAMIRAGVTGFVGKRDTEEDIVAALWAVLRRRQWITPELASVMAGDAQRPRLSDQEERALVLYASGLTLDAVAVALGVKRDTVKKYLERVKTKYADVGRPVRTKIDLNREAIRDGLMTASTVENDRR, from the coding sequence GTGACACACGTGCAGGACGGCGGGCCGGCGTATTGGCGCGTCGCGATCGTCGAGGACCACCGGTTGCAGCGGTTGCGTACCGAGGAGCTGGTCGGCCGGCAGCCCGGCCTGCGGGTGGTGCGCTCCTGCGAGACGCTCGACGAGCTGATGGCCTGGATGGCGGGCGGGTCGCCGCAGTCACTGCCGCACGTCGTCGTCCTCGACCTCGTCGTCGACCGTGGTCGCGACGCGGACCCGGCCGTCGTCGAGCGGCTGGTGCGCTCCGGGATGCGCGTCCTGGTGCTCTCCGCGATGGCCTCGGTGCCGCTCGTGCGTGCCATGATCCGCGCCGGAGTCACCGGTTTCGTGGGCAAGCGGGACACCGAGGAGGACATCGTCGCCGCGCTCTGGGCGGTGCTCCGGCGCCGGCAGTGGATCACCCCGGAGCTGGCGAGCGTGATGGCGGGAGACGCTCAGCGACCCCGGCTCAGCGATCAGGAGGAGCGCGCGCTGGTTCTCTACGCGTCCGGCCTGACCCTCGACGCGGTCGCCGTCGCGCTCGGGGTGAAGCGCGACACCGTCAAGAAGTACCTCGAGCGGGTCAAGACCAAGTACGCCGACGTCGGGCGTCCCGTGCGGACCAAGATCGACCTCAACCGGGAGGCGATCCGAGACGGCCTGATGACTGCCTCTACCGTCGAGAACGACCGCAGGTAG
- a CDS encoding class F sortase, translating into MPPRTSPTAGGRAGARSAAARRNGTTGLRAVAHAGVAAALTVSLAAALGGVVVPGADATTAERVRVAAACATPAGPFSPTTTSIPAIGRSVGVVRVRRTPSGAVGTPPVTKRGKWLMGLDPQVRPGGGKGTVILAAHTWPDNSALGNALLRSFAVGDRLLLANGSATACYQVTKRKKYRATKVPRKKAFRWWGPEQLVIVVCSGKRLGPGRWTHRTIWYATPVDGAATG; encoded by the coding sequence ATGCCCCCCCGAACCAGCCCGACCGCAGGGGGTCGAGCAGGCGCCCGGTCCGCTGCGGCCCGCAGGAACGGCACGACCGGCCTGCGTGCCGTCGCCCACGCAGGCGTCGCTGCGGCGCTGACCGTCAGCCTCGCCGCCGCGCTGGGCGGGGTCGTCGTCCCCGGCGCGGACGCGACCACCGCCGAGCGGGTGCGCGTCGCCGCGGCCTGCGCCACGCCGGCCGGCCCCTTCTCGCCGACGACCACCAGCATCCCCGCGATCGGCCGGTCCGTGGGCGTCGTCCGCGTGCGCCGTACCCCCTCGGGTGCGGTCGGCACGCCGCCGGTCACCAAGCGCGGCAAGTGGCTGATGGGCCTCGACCCGCAGGTCCGGCCGGGCGGCGGGAAGGGCACCGTGATCCTGGCGGCGCACACCTGGCCCGACAACTCGGCGCTCGGCAATGCGCTGCTCCGCTCGTTCGCCGTGGGTGACCGGCTTCTGCTCGCCAACGGCTCCGCCACTGCCTGTTACCAGGTCACCAAGCGCAAGAAGTACCGCGCCACCAAGGTCCCCCGTAAGAAGGCATTCCGTTGGTGGGGGCCGGAACAGCTGGTGATCGTGGTGTGCTCGGGCAAGCGGCTCGGCCCGGGACGCTGGACGCACCGCACGATCTGGTACGCGACGCCCGTCGATGGTGCGGCGACGGGATGA
- a CDS encoding LuxR C-terminal-related transcriptional regulator yields MSTVSSADTLGALVAGGRLDEATDAFEADWVELWYTTEPEVLRAVLAALPAETVARNPGMRFVAVASGLTTGADAWALVDEAMAQVRRGHRPDEEILLAHLLSGLQHRAAGQVLQARLVLDGARSAAARIAVVPEGDVDPALVAFSRLQHGLTALLGGDVAGARNLLQTAYDAEGLHGSPAGRAHVGAHLALVCAVAGELLTAEEHLARAEEFAAAPGPLVAATADALRLTRLILLVDRRALPGAGRLVQARPPGSYGTLWPLALWSHAQLHLLTGQYERGLRLLARSVTGLPAGAEAEDGIAGEVTRAARADLNLAVGNVREAWVAVEPGSSRSPWSAVAEATVLYVSGEFETVRYAARVARAAHDLTLRESVRLRGLEAAACLAAGDEDSARRLLGVVVDLARRQGWRSFVSYLPRPLVAFALREGRLPAELAEAPRDAVGVWVPGPALSAPLSPREREVFRLLLEGVARAEIAERLGVSINTVKTQIRSLYAKLGVSSRGEVLQKVALMPPEWTYDVPDWSGA; encoded by the coding sequence ATGTCCACGGTCAGCTCCGCCGACACCCTCGGCGCGTTGGTCGCGGGTGGCCGGCTGGACGAGGCGACCGACGCCTTCGAGGCCGACTGGGTGGAGCTCTGGTACACGACCGAGCCCGAGGTCCTGCGCGCCGTCCTCGCGGCGCTGCCGGCCGAGACGGTCGCCCGCAACCCGGGCATGCGGTTCGTCGCGGTCGCCAGCGGCCTGACGACGGGGGCCGACGCCTGGGCGCTGGTCGACGAGGCCATGGCGCAGGTCCGTCGCGGACATCGGCCGGACGAGGAGATCCTGCTCGCCCACCTGCTGTCCGGTCTCCAGCACCGCGCGGCCGGACAGGTCCTCCAGGCCCGCCTGGTCCTGGACGGTGCCCGGTCCGCCGCCGCACGGATCGCGGTCGTGCCCGAGGGCGACGTGGACCCGGCCCTGGTCGCCTTCTCCCGACTGCAGCACGGGCTCACCGCGCTGCTGGGCGGTGACGTGGCCGGCGCCCGCAACCTGCTCCAGACGGCGTACGACGCCGAGGGGCTGCACGGCTCGCCGGCCGGCCGGGCACATGTCGGCGCCCACCTCGCGCTGGTGTGTGCCGTCGCCGGAGAGCTGCTCACGGCTGAGGAGCACCTCGCGCGGGCCGAGGAGTTCGCCGCCGCTCCCGGCCCGCTGGTCGCGGCGACCGCCGACGCGTTGCGGCTGACCCGGCTGATCCTGCTCGTCGACCGGCGCGCCCTGCCCGGGGCCGGGAGACTGGTGCAGGCGCGGCCGCCCGGCTCCTACGGCACCCTGTGGCCGCTCGCGCTCTGGTCGCACGCGCAGCTCCACCTGCTCACGGGCCAGTACGAGCGTGGCCTGCGTCTGCTGGCCCGGTCCGTGACGGGCCTGCCCGCCGGGGCCGAAGCCGAGGACGGCATCGCGGGGGAGGTGACGCGGGCGGCGCGCGCCGACCTCAACCTCGCCGTCGGCAACGTCCGGGAGGCCTGGGTCGCCGTCGAGCCGGGCAGCTCCCGGTCGCCGTGGTCGGCGGTCGCGGAGGCGACGGTGCTCTACGTCAGCGGCGAGTTCGAGACGGTCCGGTACGCCGCGCGCGTGGCCCGGGCCGCCCACGACCTCACCCTGCGCGAGTCGGTCCGGCTCCGTGGCCTGGAGGCGGCGGCCTGCCTCGCCGCCGGCGACGAGGACAGTGCGCGGCGGCTCCTGGGGGTAGTCGTCGACCTGGCCCGGCGGCAGGGGTGGCGCTCGTTCGTCTCGTACCTGCCCCGCCCGCTCGTCGCCTTCGCGCTCCGCGAGGGGCGGCTGCCCGCCGAGCTCGCCGAGGCGCCTCGGGACGCGGTGGGGGTGTGGGTGCCGGGTCCGGCCCTCTCGGCACCCCTGTCGCCCCGGGAGCGGGAGGTCTTCCGGTTGCTGCTCGAGGGCGTGGCCCGTGCCGAGATCGCCGAGCGGCTGGGCGTCTCGATCAACACGGTGAAGACCCAGATCCGCAGCCTGTACGCCAAGCTCGGCGTCTCCAGCCGCGGCGAGGTCCTGCAGAAGGTCGCCCTGATGCCGCCCGAATGGACCTACGACGTGCCCGACTGGTCGGGGGCCTGA
- a CDS encoding SdrD B-like domain-containing protein, which translates to MPRYTTRRLTALAVAASGMAVLGGTQLAAPALAAPGDGTIKVRVVQDYNGDGGWDDPFIEPGLAGVTVRVTDQAGATQDLTTDADGLVDIVGPPGSYRIVAINPDPATLEPAPAHEKTGTAETPAKKWLSPNEEFVTVNANQTVEMTTAFWDSSDYCQSNPLIVTACQPPMFNSGGGLADNADGDTLVTAPYRAEGADLGKTTLSDKAETGALYGIGYRKQDRRVFAGAFAKRGSAYGPGGAGAIYVTDASGGPATLWGTVPNVGTRAHTNDTLPGGRLDWNFAPAVGKESLGDLDVSEDGDDLQVINLFERKLYVYDASAATMGAPTHVVDLSANPGCAAASDWRPAALGERKGVLYVGGVCSAESSQAPADMKAIVLTYDADTYAPIGTVMDQPLTARRQGNGGSGCWGRDNTTYRPWNDEGITCGNKSGQIPDPQAWLTDIVVENDGSLIVGFRDRTGDQMLGVNSTYFADTTGTGGSSIGLVNYNVTGDINKACIEPGDTTFTLDMNGACGVAPVATGQVAGEYFQGDATIHAEAAFGGMALSRGERGVATNIMDPAGIFTQGYASISRGTGNALQTVGSGATGDPDEVDTGGGGNTGNRLTGADGFGKGQGMADMEVLCDFAPIQIGNRVWDDQNGDGIQDPGEAGIAGVTVNLYDDQGNLVATKVTNSRGEYYFDSVTDGVGFNTDYVIRLDKPADYTGSGKLAGVTLSDEDQGAGPEQDRLDSDGTIVASYPQASITTGNRGENDHSIDFGFSPASVSVGNYVWIDSDGDGIQDPGESGIEGVVLKLTDANGDPVVDVNGAPVGPVTTDANGHYLFDKLPVLPAGEHYTVTIDQTAASTQTALAPYNPTQAGQGGDPALDSSLWTADSTELTTAGAKDLTLDFGFTPKPVAVGDFVWVDTDGDGVQDPGEPGIPGVTLTLVGPDGNPVPGVGPVVTDANGFYSFTDLPVLTDPDDRYTVRIDNSQPALAPYVPTQAGQGGDPAKDSSTGSATSGPLTQPQDRDMTLDFGFVPAKVSVGDLVWADTDRDGVQDGGEPGIEGVVLTIEGPNGDPVTDIHGNVVGPVTTGPDGGYSFDDLPILPAGQHYTVKIDRNHPSTVAALADYIPTQTGQGTPATDSSTWEAESGDLTGDGDRDPTLDFGFVRPAVSVGDLVWVDADRDGVQDAGEAGIPGVVLVLTGPDGNPVTDVYGNPVGPVTTDANGAYLFDGLPLLPSGQTYTVSIDRDAASTKTALAPYEPTQAGAGNDRGADSSTWSAESKSLFEDGDSDRSLDFGFVLLPAAVTLTTETSKAVAKVGVALSDIVTISGFRAGGTATGSATLYGPFSSRAAATCTPATAVGTVAFTPQNGRVTTPSITVNAPGYYTWVASTTADDLNKAATHACGLSEETTLVHRGVNPVRVIDTGFEGSADRSGTARTTRPAKLGFAKLGIQAKVKPIGLTGKKANVPGNRNLTGWLRTSAELGDVIGTAVIVGHVSDNHDRPGAFFDLKKAKKGQTVELTDKAGVVRTYQVVKTKRYLRSKLLPKKLFSMTSKSRVQLVTCTDKVTYGNGRFHYRKNLVVTLVPVS; encoded by the coding sequence GTGCCCAGATACACGACCCGACGTCTGACGGCCCTGGCCGTGGCGGCGTCGGGGATGGCTGTGCTGGGCGGCACCCAGCTGGCGGCTCCGGCCCTGGCGGCGCCGGGTGACGGCACCATCAAGGTCCGCGTCGTCCAGGACTACAACGGCGACGGCGGATGGGACGACCCGTTCATCGAGCCGGGCCTGGCCGGCGTGACCGTCCGGGTCACCGACCAGGCCGGGGCGACCCAGGACCTGACGACCGACGCCGACGGCCTTGTCGACATCGTGGGCCCGCCGGGCTCCTACCGGATCGTGGCGATCAACCCCGATCCGGCCACCCTCGAACCCGCGCCGGCGCACGAGAAGACGGGCACGGCCGAGACCCCGGCGAAGAAGTGGCTCTCCCCGAACGAGGAGTTCGTCACCGTCAACGCCAACCAGACCGTGGAGATGACCACGGCCTTCTGGGACTCCAGCGACTACTGCCAGTCGAACCCCCTCATCGTCACGGCCTGCCAGCCGCCGATGTTCAACAGCGGCGGTGGCCTGGCCGACAACGCCGACGGCGACACGCTCGTCACCGCTCCCTACCGCGCAGAGGGTGCGGACCTGGGCAAGACCACGCTGTCCGACAAGGCGGAGACCGGCGCCCTCTACGGCATCGGCTACCGCAAGCAGGACCGGCGGGTCTTCGCGGGCGCCTTCGCCAAGCGCGGCAGCGCCTACGGACCCGGCGGTGCCGGTGCGATCTACGTGACCGACGCGAGCGGCGGTCCCGCCACGCTGTGGGGCACGGTGCCGAACGTCGGCACGCGCGCGCACACCAACGACACGCTGCCGGGCGGACGCCTGGACTGGAACTTCGCGCCCGCCGTCGGCAAGGAGTCGCTCGGCGACCTCGACGTCAGCGAGGACGGCGACGACCTCCAGGTGATCAACCTGTTCGAGCGCAAGCTCTACGTGTACGACGCGTCCGCCGCCACGATGGGCGCCCCGACGCACGTCGTGGACCTGTCCGCGAACCCCGGTTGCGCCGCGGCGTCCGACTGGCGCCCGGCCGCCCTGGGCGAGCGCAAGGGTGTGCTCTACGTCGGCGGCGTCTGCTCGGCCGAGTCCAGCCAGGCTCCCGCCGACATGAAGGCGATCGTGCTGACCTACGACGCCGACACCTACGCGCCGATCGGTACGGTCATGGACCAGCCGCTCACCGCGCGCCGGCAGGGCAACGGCGGCTCCGGATGCTGGGGCCGGGACAACACGACCTACCGGCCGTGGAACGACGAGGGCATCACCTGCGGCAACAAGTCGGGCCAGATCCCGGACCCGCAGGCGTGGCTGACCGACATCGTCGTCGAGAACGACGGCAGCCTGATCGTGGGCTTCCGCGACCGCACCGGCGACCAGATGCTCGGTGTCAACTCGACCTACTTCGCCGACACCACGGGCACCGGTGGCTCGTCCATCGGGCTGGTCAACTACAACGTCACCGGTGACATCAACAAGGCCTGCATCGAGCCCGGGGACACCACCTTCACGCTGGACATGAACGGTGCCTGCGGTGTCGCGCCGGTCGCGACCGGCCAGGTGGCCGGCGAGTACTTCCAGGGCGACGCCACGATCCACGCCGAGGCGGCCTTCGGCGGCATGGCGCTGAGCCGCGGCGAGCGCGGTGTCGCGACCAACATCATGGACCCGGCGGGCATCTTCACCCAGGGCTACGCCTCGATCTCGCGCGGTACGGGCAACGCCCTGCAGACCGTGGGCAGCGGCGCCACGGGCGACCCGGACGAGGTCGACACCGGCGGCGGTGGCAACACCGGCAACCGGCTGACCGGGGCCGACGGCTTCGGCAAGGGCCAGGGCATGGCCGACATGGAGGTGCTCTGCGACTTCGCGCCGATCCAGATCGGCAACCGGGTCTGGGACGACCAGAACGGCGACGGCATCCAGGACCCGGGCGAGGCAGGCATCGCCGGTGTCACCGTCAACCTCTACGACGACCAGGGCAACCTCGTCGCCACCAAGGTCACCAACTCGCGCGGTGAGTACTACTTCGACTCCGTCACCGACGGTGTCGGGTTCAACACCGACTACGTCATCCGCCTCGACAAGCCGGCCGACTACACGGGCAGCGGCAAGCTGGCGGGCGTCACTCTCAGCGACGAGGACCAGGGCGCCGGCCCGGAGCAGGACCGCCTCGACTCCGACGGCACGATCGTCGCCAGCTATCCGCAGGCGTCGATCACCACGGGCAACCGCGGCGAGAACGACCACAGCATCGACTTCGGCTTCAGCCCGGCGTCGGTGTCGGTGGGCAACTACGTGTGGATCGACAGCGACGGCGACGGCATCCAGGACCCAGGCGAGTCCGGCATCGAGGGCGTCGTGCTGAAGCTGACCGACGCGAACGGTGACCCGGTCGTCGACGTGAACGGCGCCCCGGTCGGACCGGTGACCACGGACGCGAACGGCCACTACCTGTTCGACAAGCTGCCGGTCCTGCCGGCCGGTGAGCACTACACGGTGACCATCGACCAGACGGCGGCGTCGACGCAGACCGCCCTCGCGCCGTACAACCCGACCCAGGCCGGTCAGGGCGGCGACCCCGCGCTCGACTCGTCCCTGTGGACGGCGGACTCCACCGAGCTGACCACCGCGGGGGCGAAGGACCTCACGCTCGACTTCGGGTTCACCCCGAAGCCGGTCGCGGTCGGTGACTTCGTGTGGGTCGACACCGACGGTGACGGCGTCCAGGACCCGGGTGAGCCCGGCATCCCCGGAGTCACGCTCACGCTGGTGGGCCCCGACGGCAACCCGGTTCCCGGCGTCGGGCCGGTCGTGACGGACGCGAACGGCTTCTACAGCTTCACCGACCTGCCGGTCCTCACCGATCCGGATGATCGCTACACCGTCCGGATCGACAACAGCCAGCCGGCGCTCGCGCCGTACGTCCCGACCCAGGCCGGTCAGGGCGGCGACCCCGCGAAGGACTCGTCGACCGGCAGCGCCACCTCCGGGCCGCTCACGCAGCCCCAGGACCGCGACATGACCCTGGACTTCGGCTTCGTGCCGGCGAAGGTGTCGGTCGGCGACCTGGTGTGGGCGGACACGGACCGCGACGGTGTCCAGGACGGCGGCGAGCCGGGGATCGAGGGCGTGGTGCTCACGATCGAGGGTCCGAACGGCGACCCGGTGACCGACATCCATGGCAACGTGGTGGGCCCGGTGACCACCGGACCCGACGGCGGCTACTCGTTCGACGACCTGCCGATCCTGCCGGCCGGTCAGCACTACACGGTGAAGATCGACCGGAACCACCCGTCGACGGTCGCGGCACTGGCCGACTACATCCCGACCCAGACCGGGCAGGGCACGCCGGCCACGGACTCCTCGACCTGGGAGGCGGAGTCGGGCGACCTGACCGGTGACGGCGACCGCGACCCGACGCTCGACTTCGGGTTCGTGCGGCCGGCGGTCTCGGTCGGCGACCTGGTGTGGGTCGACGCGGACCGCGACGGCGTCCAGGACGCGGGCGAGGCCGGAATCCCCGGTGTCGTGCTGGTCCTGACCGGACCCGACGGCAACCCGGTGACCGACGTCTACGGCAACCCCGTGGGCCCGGTGACCACCGACGCCAACGGTGCCTACCTGTTCGACGGGCTGCCGCTGCTTCCCTCCGGCCAGACCTACACGGTCTCGATCGACCGCGACGCGGCGTCGACCAAGACGGCGCTGGCGCCGTACGAGCCGACGCAGGCCGGGGCCGGCAACGACCGGGGGGCGGACTCCTCGACCTGGAGCGCGGAGTCCAAGAGCCTCTTCGAGGACGGCGACAGCGACCGGAGCCTGGACTTCGGGTTCGTCCTGCTGCCGGCGGCGGTCACGCTGACGACGGAGACGTCGAAGGCCGTGGCCAAGGTGGGCGTGGCGCTGTCGGACATCGTCACCATCAGCGGCTTCCGCGCCGGTGGCACCGCCACCGGGTCGGCGACGCTGTACGGACCGTTCAGCAGCCGGGCCGCCGCGACCTGCACGCCCGCGACCGCGGTCGGCACGGTGGCGTTCACGCCCCAGAACGGCCGGGTGACCACCCCGTCGATCACGGTCAACGCCCCGGGCTACTACACCTGGGTCGCCAGCACCACGGCCGACGACCTCAACAAGGCCGCCACCCACGCGTGCGGACTCAGCGAGGAGACCACCCTGGTCCACCGTGGCGTCAACCCGGTCCGGGTGATCGACACCGGCTTCGAGGGCAGCGCCGACCGCAGCGGCACGGCCCGCACGACGCGGCCGGCCAAGCTCGGGTTCGCCAAGCTCGGCATCCAGGCCAAGGTCAAGCCGATCGGACTGACCGGCAAGAAGGCCAACGTCCCCGGCAACCGGAACCTCACCGGCTGGCTGCGGACCTCGGCCGAGCTGGGTGACGTCATCGGTACGGCGGTCATCGTCGGTCACGTCTCCGACAACCACGACCGGCCGGGCGCGTTCTTCGACCTCAAGAAGGCGAAGAAGGGCCAGACCGTCGAGTTGACCGACAAGGCCGGCGTGGTCCGGACGTACCAGGTCGTCAAGACCAAGCGGTACCTCCGGTCCAAGCTGCTGCCGAAGAAGCTGTTCTCCATGACGAGCAAGTCGCGGGTCCAGCTGGTCACCTGCACCGACAAGGTGACCTACGGCAACGGCCGGTTCCACTACCGCAAGAACCTGGTGGTGACGCTGGTCCCCGTGAGCTGA
- a CDS encoding Dyp-type peroxidase — MEEERRPATTRRRLLAGSAAGLAVGGAGGLWAGSRTADDAGTTPDASADGRGVPVAATGNRQAGVDRPATPPRQLSFVVLGEPAGTRLDRAAVAALLAGLGEEIRALTAAGTPDPRMPDGPGNLTVQVGIGAAWADLAAPGLGDRVRLPAFRGSDALPDHLRDGDLVLAVAADDPALPDHVVDLLLAGLTGPEGLRVRWVQRAFRSPGEGAVVRNPLGFRDGIVQPADAAAMDEGVWLADGPAAGGTIGVVRRFALAAAAFGALDADARAAVIGRRADGTPLSGGDPDGEVDLTAKTPHGEYLVPADSHARAAHPSFTGSPLMARRSYAIRIDGDGTAPQPGLLFWSFQNDVRIFARTQQRMDRVDRLMDFATPTAELGYLVLPGFTADRALGAGLFGS; from the coding sequence GTGGAGGAGGAGCGGCGCCCGGCGACGACGCGCCGGCGACTGCTGGCCGGGTCCGCCGCCGGCCTGGCCGTCGGCGGAGCGGGCGGCCTCTGGGCCGGGAGCCGGACCGCCGACGACGCCGGTACGACGCCCGACGCCTCCGCCGACGGGCGCGGCGTCCCCGTCGCGGCGACCGGGAACCGGCAGGCCGGCGTCGACCGCCCCGCCACCCCGCCGCGCCAGCTGTCCTTCGTCGTCCTCGGCGAGCCCGCGGGCACGCGTCTGGACCGGGCCGCGGTGGCCGCCCTCCTCGCCGGCCTCGGCGAGGAGATCCGTGCCCTCACCGCGGCCGGGACACCGGACCCGCGGATGCCCGACGGCCCGGGGAACCTGACGGTCCAGGTCGGGATCGGCGCCGCCTGGGCGGACCTCGCCGCGCCGGGACTCGGCGACCGGGTCCGGCTGCCCGCCTTCCGCGGCAGCGACGCGCTGCCCGACCACCTCCGGGACGGCGACCTGGTGCTGGCCGTCGCCGCCGACGATCCCGCGCTTCCCGACCACGTCGTCGACCTGCTCCTCGCGGGCCTGACGGGTCCCGAGGGCCTCCGGGTGCGGTGGGTCCAGCGGGCGTTCCGCTCACCGGGGGAGGGCGCGGTCGTCCGCAACCCGCTCGGCTTCCGTGACGGCATCGTCCAGCCCGCGGACGCGGCCGCGATGGACGAGGGCGTGTGGCTCGCCGACGGGCCCGCGGCGGGCGGGACGATCGGCGTGGTCCGCCGATTCGCCCTGGCTGCCGCGGCCTTCGGCGCCCTCGACGCCGACGCCCGGGCGGCCGTGATCGGGCGCCGCGCCGACGGCACGCCGCTGAGCGGCGGCGACCCCGACGGCGAGGTCGACCTGACGGCGAAGACCCCGCACGGGGAGTACCTCGTGCCGGCCGACTCCCATGCCCGGGCCGCCCACCCCTCCTTCACCGGCTCCCCGCTGATGGCCCGGCGCAGCTATGCGATCCGGATCGACGGCGACGGCACGGCACCGCAGCCGGGGCTGCTGTTCTGGAGCTTCCAGAACGACGTACGGATCTTCGCTCGCACCCAGCAGCGGATGGATCGGGTCGACCGGCTGATGGACTTCGCGACACCGACCGCCGAGCTGGGCTACCTGGTGCTGCCGGGGTTCACCGCGGACCGGGCGCTCGGGGCGGGTCTCTTCGGCTCCTGA
- a CDS encoding right-handed parallel beta-helix repeat-containing protein: MSAVRPAATLLAVLLGAAWLSGCSSADEEPEPATPAAERSEVVRVPEDAATLGEALESVAENGLVLVGPGTYPEQVLVEMPGVTIRGTDRNAVVVTGEGRRTSGIVVIADGVTVENLTVTGTTLYGVLFTGVHEGREVLTPGQDGYESFDPERFPPLERFRIDHVTATNNGLYGIYAFNTRHGVIVDSWASGSADSGIYVGQCRECDTVVSGNVTARNAVGFENANASDSLSIVGNRFSDNRVGMTLTSNYQEAFVPQRGNLVAGNVVTDNSEQRSPSQADGGWGIGIGIGGGQDNRLVRNLVAGNLRAGVLIDSVEDVPSTGNALEDNTFRDNGVDLANTSAELTPASGNCVADAAGLSLLPLDLLGRCGAAQPAATTADLPGGQAPEGMSFLEVPLPGDLPSLDVGDDVPVPLPATIIHPDLSQITVPAASLLADLGRG; this comes from the coding sequence GTGTCCGCAGTCCGACCTGCCGCAACGCTGCTCGCCGTACTCCTCGGAGCCGCCTGGCTGAGCGGGTGCTCCTCTGCCGACGAGGAGCCGGAGCCGGCGACTCCCGCCGCCGAGCGGTCCGAGGTCGTGCGGGTCCCCGAGGACGCGGCGACGCTCGGTGAGGCGCTGGAGTCGGTCGCGGAGAACGGACTGGTCCTCGTCGGCCCGGGCACTTACCCGGAGCAGGTGCTGGTCGAGATGCCGGGCGTGACCATCCGCGGCACCGACCGCAACGCCGTCGTGGTCACCGGCGAGGGCCGGCGGACCTCCGGGATCGTCGTGATCGCCGACGGCGTCACGGTCGAGAACCTCACCGTCACCGGTACGACGCTCTACGGCGTGCTGTTCACCGGCGTGCACGAGGGCCGCGAGGTACTGACCCCGGGCCAGGACGGCTACGAGTCGTTCGACCCCGAGCGCTTCCCGCCGTTGGAGCGGTTCCGGATCGACCACGTGACAGCCACCAACAACGGGCTCTACGGCATCTACGCCTTCAACACCCGGCACGGCGTGATCGTCGACTCCTGGGCGTCCGGGTCCGCCGACAGTGGGATCTACGTCGGCCAGTGCCGCGAGTGCGACACCGTCGTGTCCGGCAATGTCACCGCCCGCAACGCGGTCGGCTTCGAGAACGCCAACGCCTCCGACTCGCTCTCGATCGTCGGCAACCGGTTCAGCGACAACCGGGTCGGGATGACGCTCACCTCCAACTACCAGGAGGCGTTCGTCCCCCAGCGCGGCAACCTGGTGGCCGGGAACGTCGTGACCGACAACAGCGAGCAGCGGTCGCCCTCCCAGGCCGACGGCGGCTGGGGCATCGGCATCGGGATCGGTGGCGGACAGGACAACCGGCTGGTGCGCAACCTGGTCGCCGGCAACCTGCGCGCCGGCGTGCTCATCGACAGCGTCGAGGACGTCCCGAGCACCGGGAACGCCCTGGAGGACAACACCTTCCGCGACAACGGTGTCGACCTCGCGAACACCTCCGCCGAGCTCACCCCCGCCAGCGGCAACTGCGTCGCCGACGCCGCCGGCCTGTCCCTCCTCCCCCTCGACCTCCTCGGCCGCTGCGGCGCCGCGCAGCCGGCCGCCACCACCGCCGACCTGCCGGGCGGCCAGGCGCCCGAGGGGATGAGCTTCCTCGAGGTGCCGCTGCCGGGCGACCTGCCCTCGCTCGACGTCGGCGACGACGTACCGGTGCCGCTGCCGGCCACGATCATCCACCCGGACCTGTCCCAGATCACCGTCCCCGCCGCCTCCCTGCTCGCCGACCTCGGGCGAGGCTAG